One Triticum dicoccoides isolate Atlit2015 ecotype Zavitan chromosome 4B, WEW_v2.0, whole genome shotgun sequence genomic window carries:
- the LOC119295412 gene encoding tubby-like F-box protein 13 has translation MSFRSIVRDVRDSFGSLSRRGFDIRILGHGRGRSHGAVHELHDPVPVIQSSCWANLPSELLRDVIERLEASEATWPCRKNVVACAAVCRTWREMCKEIVKNPEFCGKITFPVSLKQPGPRDGTMQCFIKRDRSTQTYYLYLCLTSAVLVENGKFLLSAKRICRATCTEYIISMNANSISRSTDTYIGKMRSNFLGTKFVMYDTQPPYNASSVSHSGTTSRRFYSKKGLTKVPCSTYSIAQVSYELNVLGTRGPRRMRCVMHSIPASSLEAGGSVPCQPDIIFSRSLDESFSSMPVSKSSVMDHSMRFSSARFSDVSIGGGPAIRGQALSDGDDSKDTPLILRNKVPRWHEQLQCWCLNFRGRVTVASVKNFQLTAAAQPAAGAPTPPHPAPAPPPEHDKVILQFGKVAKDMFTMDYRYPLSAFQAFALSLSSFDTKLACE, from the exons ATGTCATTCCGTAGCATTGTGCGCGATGTAAGGGATAGCTTTGGGAGCTTATCTCGAAGAGGATTTGACATTAGGATTCTGGGCCATGGCAGAGGGAGATCTCATGGTGCTGTCCATGAGTTACATGACCCTGTTCCTGTAATCCAGAGCAGCTGCTGGGCTAACTTGCCTTCTGAATTGCTTCGAGATGTGATTGAGAGGTTGGAGGCTAGTGAGGCTACATGGCCCTGTAGGAAGAATGTTGTTGCTTGCGCAGCTGTCTGCAGAACATGGAGAGAGATGTGTAAAGAGATTGTAAAAAATCCAGAGTTTTGTGGAAAGATCACTTTTCCTGTGTCCCTCAAGCAG CCTGGCCCTCGGGATGGAACTATGCAGTGCTTCATTAAGCGGGATAGATCTACCCAAACCTACTATCTTTACCTCTGCCTTACCTCAG CCGTGCTTGTCGAAAATGGCAAATTCCTTCTGTCAGCAAAAAGGATCTGCCGTGCAACATGTACAGAATATATAATATCTATGAATGCGAACAGTATATCGAGGTCTACTGACACATACATTGGAAAAATGAG GTCAAATTTCCTTGGCACCAAGTTTGTAATGTATGACACACAGCCTCCTTACAATGCAAGTAGTGTTTCGCATTCTGGGACAACTAGCCGAAGATTCTACTCCAAGAAAGGGTTGACGAAGGTTCCTTGCAGCACATACAGCATAGCTCAGGTCTCCTATGAGCTCAACGTCTTGGGAACCCGAGGTCCCAGGCGGATGCGCTGCGTAATGCACTCCATCCCTGCCTCATCGCTGGAGGCTGGTGGCAGTGTCCCTTGCCAACCGGATATCATTTTTTCCCGTTCCCTAGACGAATCTTTCAGCAGCATGCCGGTCTCGAAATCTTCTGTCATGGACCATTCCATGCGTTTTAGCAGCGCCAGGTTCTCTGACGTCTCCATAGGAGGTGGCCCGGCGATCAGAGGACAGGCCTTGAGCGATGGCGATGACTCGAAGGACACGCCTTTGATTCTCCGCAATAAGGTTCCAAGATGGCATGAGCAGCTGCAGTGCTGGTGCCTCAACTTCCGTGGCCGGGTGACTGTCGCCTCTGTCAAGAACTTCCAGCTCACTGCTGCCGCACAGCCTGCTGCTGGAGCCCCAACTCCACCACACCCTGCGCCAGCTCCTCCGCCTGAGCATGATAAGGTGATACTTCAGTTCGGCAAGGTTGCGAAGGATATGTTCACCATGGACTACCGGTACCCTCTCTCGGCCTTCCAGGCCTTCGCCCTCTCCCTGAGCAGCTTCGACACCAAGTTGGCGTGCGAATAG